GGACTGGCTGAATACGGGCTGGTCCCTGCCGTTTCCTTGGATCCCAGCAACGGGACCGAATATTGAAACTGCCCGTTCTGATTAAAAGAAAACGTGATTCCGTTAGCCAGGCAACCGTTGTATTTGTAATACCTGCTGATATCCGTCCAACCCTTGTCGAGCAGGAAGGACGGCGTAGATCCGATCTTAAAGGTGTGCGTATAGGGCCCTGTGCCTGAAGTAGTCGGTGCACCGAAAACCATCTTAAGAATATAGCCGATAGCTATCAGATCAACCGGCCCGGTCAAGGTGCCGGTCACAACTTTATTACCGTACCAGGGCAGGGAAGAATGTCGTCCTGCGCCGATCAGATTAGTCGGCTGAGGAGACTGATCTATGCCAAGATCAAGCGAATTGATCGGTAATTTGATCGCTGCCGGGGATACTGGATCCGTTTTAAAAGTCGTTTCAAAATCAAGCAAAGCTTGCGCATTAATATTACTCGCCCATGCCATTTTGATTCTCCCTTACCATGTCTTATGTCGTTTATACTCAAAAACTACTGTCTTGCTTTGAATTTTCATCCCTCCGCTTTCTGAGGAAAAAGTCTGCGACGGCTCTTCACCCACGGGGAAGGCATTCAGGATATGGCCATTGCCTGTGGTGAATCCGAGCTTTTGATCGATCAGGCTGGCGATCACATCCTGAGCAATAGCCAGCACTCCATGGCTGCCCATGATAGACTCTTCCGGCTGTATGATCCGCTGAAAAACGGTCAGCCTGACCTGAGCATATTGAATATACTGTTTGCTGAGCTGCTGCTCGTTTTTGATCAGCCCGTCCTTGATCTCGATGGCCGGAAACCCGCATCCCGGAGGAATCTGAGCGTCGTCCTCGGTGATGTAGATGTCTGCGTCCCGGATATAGCACAGACTCTCGTCAATCTGAAGGTGCGCCTTGATAGCCGTCATCAATTCTTTCATGCCATTATTCTCCTGCTTGTCCTGCCTGTCCCAGGGCGCCACCGGCAGTCCCGAATACATACCTGGCAATGGACCGCTTCAGA
The sequence above is drawn from the bacterium genome and encodes:
- a CDS encoding phage tail tube protein → MAWASNINAQALLDFETTFKTDPVSPAAIKLPINSLDLGIDQSPQPTNLIGAGRHSSLPWYGNKVVTGTLTGPVDLIAIGYILKMVFGAPTTSGTGPYTHTFKIGSTPSFLLDKGWTDISRYYKYNGCLANGITFSFNQNGQFQYSVPLLGSKETAGTSPYSASPTDLSKPSKIFDLQDISNVSEGGSAVTSLEELTFTLNNNSVLGFGLGSTGEATVRGEGIPSVTGRIRGMFDGDTILAKGRNKTKSSLSITLTSGSYSLAVSVDELKYSQKSPAITGPAGAYLELDFLGYYEDDADASDMKVVLVNSQASY